The proteins below come from a single Vitis vinifera cultivar Pinot Noir 40024 chromosome 9, ASM3070453v1 genomic window:
- the LOC100855294 gene encoding LOW QUALITY PROTEIN: protein TIC 214 (The sequence of the model RefSeq protein was modified relative to this genomic sequence to represent the inferred CDS: substituted 1 base at 1 genomic stop codon) yields MILKSFLLGNLVSLCMKIINSVVVVGLYYGFLTTFSIGPSYLFLLRAQVMEEGEEGTEKKVLAITGFITGQLMMFISIYYAPLHLALGRPHTITVLALPYLLFHFFWNNHKHFFDYGSTTRNSMRNLSIQCVFLNNLIFQLLNHFILPSSMLARLVNIYMFRCNNKMLFVTSSFVGWLIGHILFMKWVGLVLVWIRQNPSIRSNVLIXSNKYLVSELRNSMARIFSILLFITCVYYLGRIPSPILTKKMKETSETEERGESEEETDVEIERTSKTKGTKQEQERSTEEDPSPSLFSEEKEDPDKIDETEEIRVNGKEKTKDEFHFKETCYKNSPVYETSYLDGNQENSKLEILKEDEDNKNKKWFEKPLVTLLFYYKRWNRPLRYIKARFQIKKAVRNEMSQYFFYTCLSDGKQRISFTYPPSLSIFSEMIQRKMSLSTTERLSYDELYNHWIYTNEQKENTLRKEFITRIEALDNGSLTLDVLEKRTRLCNDATKKEYLLKIYDPFLNGPYRGTIKKMFSPSIINETSRENSIEKFRINKIYGILFAIDYREFEHTFDRKSLSTKIGYFLNLINQFTIESPSNLNLKTLSLFPEQGKVDSDSEDQAKFLNFFFDRVITDPKDQTIRKKSIGIKEISKKVPRWSYKLMKNEEEGETLVVYQEIRSRKSKHVVIFTDNQQNADTYTANANKDIDNSEQTNEVALICYSQQSDFRRDIIKGSMRAQRRKIVIQELFQANVHSPLFLDRIYKPIFFSFDISGLIKLIFENWKEKNKKLKIPNYAEEKTREKRQKAKREEKARIKIAEVWDTVLFAQVIRGCLLLTQSIFRKYIILPSLIIAKNIGRMLLFQSPEWSEDLKDWNREMHVKCTYNGVQLSETEFPQNWLRDGIQIKILFPFCLKPWHKPQERSLDKDSMKDKVKKFCFLIVWGMETDLSFGSPRKRPSFFKPILKELEKRIRKFKNKCFLVLTVLKERTKLFIFLRVSKETKKWVIKSVLFINIKKIIKELLKINPTLLFGLREVYTRNIGNGMCLYP; encoded by the coding sequence atgattttaaaatcttttctaCTAGGTAATCTAGTATCCTTATGCATGAAGATAATCAATTCGGTCGTTGTGGTCGGACTCTATTATGGATTTCTGACCACATTCTCCATAGGGCCCTCTTATCTCTTCCTTCTCCGAGCTCAGGTTatggaagaaggagaagaaggaaCCGAGAAGAAGGTATTAGCAATAACTGGTTTTATTACGGGACAACTCATGATGTTCATATCGATCTATTATGCGCCTCTGCATCTAGCATTGGGTAGACCTCATACAATAACTGTCCTAGCTCTACCGtatcttttgtttcatttcttctGGAACAATCACAAACACTTTTTTGATTATGGATCTACTACCAGAAATTCAATGCGTAATCTCAGCATTCAATGTGTATTCCTGAATAAtctcatttttcaattattaaaccATTTCATTTTACCAAGTTCAATGTTAGCCAGATTAGTCAACATCTATATGTTTCGATGCAACAACAAGATGTTATTTGTAACAAGTAGTTTTGTTGGTTGGTTAATTGGTCACATTTTATTCATGAAATGGGTTGGATTGGTATTAGTCTGGATACGGCAAAATCCTTCTATTAGATCTAATGTACTTATTTGATCTAATAAGTACCTTGTGTCAGAATTGAGAAATTCTATGGCTCGAATCTTTAGTATTCTCTTATTTATTACCTGTGTCTACTATTTAGGCAGAATACCGTCACCCATTcttactaagaaaatgaaagaaacctCAGAAACGGAAGAAAGAGGGGAAAGTGAGGAAGAAACAGATGTAGAAATAGAAAGAACTTCCAAAACGAAGGGAACTAAACAGGAACAAGAGAGATCCACCGAAGAAGATCCTTCTCCTTCCCTTTTTTCGGAAGAAAAGGAGGATCCGGACAAAATCGATGAAACGGAAGAGATCCGagtaaatggaaaggaaaaaacaaaggatGAATTCCACTTTAAAGAGACATGCTACAAAAATAGCCCAGTTTATGAAACTTCTTATCTGGATGGGAATCAAGAAAATTCGAAGTTAGAAATACttaaagaagatgaagataataaaaacaaaaaatggtttGAAAAACCCCTTGTGACTCTTCTTTTTTACTATAAACGATGGAATCGTCCATTGCGATATATAAAGGCTcgatttcaaattaaaaaagcTGTAAGAAATGAAATgtcacaatattttttttatacatgcCTCAGTGATGGAAAACAAAGAATATCTTTTACATATCCCCCCAGTTTGTCAATTTTTTCGGAAATGATACAAAGAAAGATGTCTTTGTCCACAACAGAAAGACTCTCCTATGACGAACTATATAATCATTGGATTTATACCaatgaacaaaaagaaaacacactaAGAAAGGAGTTTATAACGAGAATTGAGGCTCTAGACAATGGATCGCTTACTCTGGATGTACTGGAAAAAAGAACTAGATTGTGTAATGATGCAACTAAAAAAGAATACTTGCTTAAAATATATGATCCTTTCTTGAACGGACCATATCGTGGAAcaatcaaaaaaatgttttcaccTTCAATCATAAATGAAACTTCCAGAGAAAATTCCATAGAGAAGTTTCGCATAAATAAGATTTACGGTATCCTTTTTGCTATTGATTATCGAGAATTTGAACATACATTTGATAGAAAATCATTATCAACAAAAATTGGTTATTTTTTGAActtaatcaatcaatttacTATAGAATCACCATccaatttaaatttgaaaacactttCGTTATTTCCAGAACAAGGAAAAGTTGATTCAGATTCAGAAGATCaagcaaaatttttaaatttttttttcgaTAGAGTTATAACTGACCCCAAGGATCaaacaattagaaaaaaatCTATTGGAATAAAAGAAATCAGTAAAAAAGTCCCCCGATGGTCATATAAATTAATGAAGAATGAGGAGGAAGGAGAAACTTTAGTGGTGTACCAGGAGATTCGTTCAAGAAAATCCAAACATGTAGTGATTTTTACCGATAATCAACAGAATGCCGATACTTATACTGCTAACGCTAACAAGGATATTGATAATTCTGAGCAAACAAACGAAGTCGCTTTGATCTGTTATTCACAACAATCGGATTTTCGTCGAGATATAATCAAAGGCTCCATGCGCGCTCAAAGACGTAAAATAGTTATTCAGGAACTCTTTCAAGCAAATGTACATTCCCCCCTTTTTTTGGACAGAATATACAAAcccatctttttttcttttgatatttctGGATTGATAAAactcatttttgaaaattggaaggagaaaaacaaaaaattgaaaattccgAATTATGCAGAGGAAAAGACAAGGGAGAAAAGACAGAAGGccaaaagagaggaaaaagcaCGGATAAAAATAGCCGAAGTCTGGGATACCGTCCTATTTGCTCAAGTAATAAGAGGTTGCTTGTTATTAACCCAATCAATTTTtcgaaaatatattatattaccTTCATTGATAATAGCTAAAAACATCGGTCGTATGTTATTATTTCAATCTCCCGAGTGGTCCGAAGATTTAAAGGATTGGAATCGAGAAATGCATGTTAAATGCACCTATAATGGTGTTCAATTATCAGAAACAGAATTTCCGCAAAACTGGTTAAGAGACGGTATTCAAATAAAGATCCTATTTCCTTTCTGTCTGAAACCTTGGCACAAACCTCAAGAAAGGTCCCTTGATAAAGATTCAATGAaagataaagtaaaaaaattttgttttttaatagtttGGGGAATGGAAACTGATCTGTCTTTTGGTTCTCCCCGAAAACGACCTTCCTTTTTTAAACCCATTTTGAAAGAACTTGAAAAAAGAATtcgaaaatttaaaaacaagtgtTTTCTAGTTCTAACAGTTTTAAAAGAACGAacaaaattgtttatatttttaagggtctcaaaagaaacaaaaaaatgggTTATCAAAAGTGttctatttataaatataaaaaaaataataaaagaactcttaaaaataaatccaacTCTATTATTTGGATTGAGAGAAGTATATACTAGGAATATTGGGAATGGTATGTGCTTGTACCCTTAG